A genomic segment from Paenibacillus sp. FSL K6-1096 encodes:
- a CDS encoding 6-phospho-beta-glucosidase — MNEKFRTFPEGFLWGGATAANQLEGGYNAGGKGLSTADMMTAGTHTVSRRITPVLEAGAHYPSHEAIDFYHRYEEDIALFAEMGFKVFRMSVAWSRIFPNGDDAEPNEEGLKFYDRVFAELRKHGIEPLVTISHYEAPYHLAEAYNGWADRRTIDFYVRYCEVLFNRYKDTVKYWLTFNEINILTMPFGTFMAGAMMPQGNTELTGSGMVDNEQLRYQALHHQFVASARAVKLGHEINPDFKIGCMIAYMCSYPLTCNPEDVLLAQQKDNLSNFLCSDVQVRGAYPGFAYRYFRENRIELQMEEGDAQILKEGCVDFYTCSYYSSTCVSASPDQEKIGGNMSLGLKNPYLQASAWEWQIDPQGLRWSLNNIYNRYGIPVMVVENGLGAVDTVEADGSVKDSYRIDYLREHIRAMGEALEDGVDLIGYTPWGCIDLVSAGTGEMKKRYGFIYVDKDNEGKGTLDRSRKDSFYWYQRVIGSNGTLLD, encoded by the coding sequence ATGAACGAGAAATTTAGAACATTTCCAGAGGGCTTCCTGTGGGGCGGCGCGACAGCGGCCAATCAGCTGGAAGGGGGCTACAATGCGGGCGGCAAAGGACTAAGCACAGCGGATATGATGACCGCCGGAACCCATACCGTATCACGCCGAATCACGCCGGTGCTTGAAGCCGGGGCGCATTATCCAAGCCATGAAGCGATAGACTTTTATCACCGGTATGAAGAGGATATCGCGCTGTTTGCCGAAATGGGCTTCAAGGTGTTCCGTATGTCGGTCGCCTGGTCCCGGATTTTTCCGAACGGGGATGATGCGGAGCCGAACGAAGAGGGGCTGAAGTTCTATGACCGCGTCTTCGCCGAGCTGCGCAAGCACGGCATTGAGCCGCTGGTGACGATCTCCCATTATGAAGCCCCTTACCATCTGGCTGAAGCCTACAACGGATGGGCGGACCGCAGAACGATAGACTTTTATGTGCGGTATTGTGAGGTCCTTTTCAACCGCTATAAAGATACCGTGAAGTACTGGCTGACCTTCAATGAGATTAATATCCTGACCATGCCGTTTGGAACCTTCATGGCCGGAGCAATGATGCCGCAGGGCAATACGGAGCTGACTGGATCAGGGATGGTTGACAATGAGCAGTTAAGATATCAGGCGCTGCACCACCAGTTCGTTGCCAGTGCGAGAGCCGTGAAGCTGGGGCATGAGATCAACCCGGATTTCAAGATCGGCTGCATGATTGCCTACATGTGCTCTTATCCGCTGACCTGCAATCCCGAGGATGTGCTGTTGGCCCAGCAGAAGGATAATCTCAGCAATTTCCTCTGCTCGGATGTTCAGGTCCGCGGGGCTTATCCGGGCTTCGCCTACAGATACTTCAGGGAGAACCGGATTGAGCTGCAGATGGAGGAAGGTGACGCGCAGATTCTTAAGGAAGGCTGTGTGGACTTCTACACCTGCAGTTACTATTCCTCCACCTGCGTGAGTGCCAGCCCGGACCAGGAGAAGATCGGCGGCAACATGTCGCTGGGCCTGAAGAACCCCTATCTGCAGGCCAGCGCCTGGGAATGGCAGATTGACCCGCAGGGCCTGCGGTGGTCGCTGAATAACATCTACAACCGTTACGGCATCCCGGTGATGGTTGTAGAGAATGGACTGGGCGCAGTGGATACGGTGGAGGCCGATGGTTCGGTCAAAGACAGCTACCGGATCGATTATCTGCGGGAGCACATCCGGGCCATGGGCGAGGCGCTGGAGGACGGCGTGGACCTGATCGGCTACACCCCGTGGGGCTGTATCGATCTGGTCAGTGCCGGAACCGGGGAGATGAAGAAGCGCTACGGCTTCATTTACGTGGATAAGGACAATGAAGGCAAGGGGACGCTGGACCGATCGCGGAAGGACAGCTTTTACTGGTATCAGCGGGTGATCGGCAGCAACGGGACTTTGCTGGATTAA
- a CDS encoding iron-sulfur cluster assembly accessory protein produces MKVKINRNAAKVLKEMLNSPEAEGKKIRVVITQNHGDHGHYDVALDTPTEHDEVVATDKDIEVLLDTREPLLDGVWIQYFYVPQEGFFITNPSTGFLEK; encoded by the coding sequence ATGAAAGTGAAAATTAACCGTAATGCCGCCAAGGTATTGAAAGAGATGCTGAATAGCCCGGAGGCGGAAGGCAAGAAGATCCGCGTTGTCATCACCCAGAATCACGGAGACCACGGACACTATGATGTCGCTCTCGACACACCGACAGAGCACGATGAAGTGGTCGCTACCGATAAGGATATCGAGGTTCTGCTCGATACGCGCGAGCCGCTGCTGGACGGCGTATGGATTCAGTATTTCTATGTGCCGCAGGAAGGCTTCTTCATCACGAACCCGTCTACCGGATTCCTGGAGAAATAA
- a CDS encoding Rpn family recombination-promoting nuclease/putative transposase: protein MTWEATEISIPHDEAFKKLLETFFQEFIELFFPELDAMLDYSETRFLMQELLVDIVGEEARELDLLLETRYKGLDGYILIHLEPQSYKDHEFRERMFIYFSRLFERYRKDHKLIIPIAIFTSDEVREEQDTLEMSIPEHNILRFQFLKVELRKQNWRRFIDSDNAVAAALLAKMGYTTREAREVRREFLRMFMKLRARLDQGRLALIMSVADLYFKPDRAQDEEILKELIDHYPEEEEAIMELMPAWKRWGYEEGIAEGIEKGKEEGQAEIIRKLLLHGFSPEAVSKAVELPLDEIKKLM, encoded by the coding sequence TTGACCTGGGAGGCGACAGAGATTTCTATACCGCATGATGAAGCTTTTAAGAAGCTGCTGGAGACATTTTTTCAGGAATTCATTGAGCTGTTCTTTCCTGAGCTGGATGCTATGCTGGATTATAGTGAGACCCGGTTTCTGATGCAGGAATTGCTGGTGGACATTGTCGGCGAAGAGGCGCGTGAGCTGGATCTGCTGCTGGAAACCCGCTACAAAGGGCTGGACGGCTATATTCTGATTCACCTGGAGCCGCAATCGTACAAGGATCATGAATTTCGCGAAAGAATGTTTATCTACTTCAGCCGTCTGTTCGAGCGCTACCGCAAAGATCATAAGCTGATTATCCCGATTGCGATTTTTACCTCGGATGAGGTAAGGGAGGAACAGGACACGCTGGAGATGTCCATCCCGGAACACAACATTCTGCGCTTCCAGTTTCTTAAGGTGGAGCTGCGCAAGCAGAACTGGCGGCGGTTCATCGATTCGGATAATGCGGTGGCTGCTGCGTTATTGGCGAAGATGGGGTATACTACAAGAGAAGCGAGAGAGGTGCGCCGGGAATTCCTGCGGATGTTCATGAAGCTGAGGGCACGGCTGGATCAGGGCAGATTGGCATTGATTATGTCAGTAGCGGACCTGTACTTCAAGCCGGACCGGGCACAGGACGAAGAGATTCTAAAAGAATTAATCGATCACTATCCGGAGGAGGAGGAAGCTATTATGGAATTGATGCCAGCTTGGAAGCGCTGGGGGTATGAAGAGGGGATTGCGGAAGGTATTGAGAAAGGCAAAGAAGAAGGCCAGGCGGAGATTATCCGCAAACTGCTGCTCCACGGATTTTCTCCCGAGGCGGTATCCAAAGCCGTGGAACTGCCGCTGGATGAGATTAAGAAGCTGATGTGA
- a CDS encoding ABC transporter substrate-binding protein, translated as MLVNKKKAMTLMSSILLISLLSACGGGNGNAGGNASEPKASSAATEASRTNQPAADSGTVDTSQPVSLKMIFVGPKPVDYDQVFGEINKKLKEKINATLEAEFLDWSDWAQKYPLKLAANENFDMIYAANWAGYNDQALKGGFLELTDEMLQKYTPMTWKAMPEVGWGQAKVNGKLYMVPQNRGETVEKLILYREDLRKKYNLPEINSPESYANYLKTIAEKEKGITPFVPETGDWKLHNLDRILLKQQTEWNLFDLDLPMGFKLDDPTGKVFNLYETPEFKELVYYYKDLADHNAWSKSALNSKLDHQQEFKAGKAASITHNLGTLGALITDMREKNSPYELALADINQGKKKSVAVSTQNGVAIHSTSKHPERALMAIDLLQNDKELHDLMMNGITAVHYNPVGDDKFTNAEKNANYTGFSNWGFNSPLNRDNASFPAEATTLTDKWEGEVYHYPLETFVFDNSKVKTEVANVGNVMLQYGIPLEYGTVKDVDAGLAKLQQQVKAAGIDKIIAEVQRQIDEFLAKSGQ; from the coding sequence ATGCTAGTGAATAAGAAAAAAGCAATGACACTGATGTCCAGTATCCTGTTGATCTCTCTGCTTAGCGCTTGCGGAGGCGGTAACGGCAATGCCGGTGGAAACGCATCGGAGCCGAAGGCCTCATCCGCGGCAACGGAAGCATCCAGAACCAATCAGCCGGCCGCAGATTCCGGCACTGTGGATACATCCCAGCCAGTTTCCCTGAAGATGATCTTCGTAGGCCCGAAGCCGGTCGATTATGACCAGGTATTCGGAGAGATTAACAAGAAGCTGAAGGAGAAAATCAACGCAACGCTCGAAGCCGAGTTCCTGGACTGGTCGGACTGGGCGCAGAAATATCCGCTTAAGCTGGCGGCCAACGAGAATTTCGATATGATCTATGCGGCTAACTGGGCCGGCTATAACGATCAGGCGCTGAAGGGCGGCTTCCTTGAGCTGACCGATGAGATGCTTCAGAAATACACACCGATGACCTGGAAAGCGATGCCGGAAGTAGGCTGGGGCCAGGCGAAGGTTAACGGCAAGCTCTATATGGTGCCCCAGAACCGCGGGGAGACCGTCGAGAAGCTGATTCTGTACCGCGAGGACCTGCGCAAGAAATACAATCTGCCGGAGATCAACAGCCCGGAATCCTATGCCAACTACCTCAAGACCATTGCCGAGAAGGAGAAAGGGATCACGCCATTCGTGCCGGAGACCGGGGACTGGAAGCTGCATAACCTGGACCGCATCCTGCTGAAGCAGCAGACCGAATGGAACCTGTTCGACCTGGATCTGCCGATGGGCTTCAAGCTGGACGATCCGACGGGCAAGGTGTTCAACTTATATGAAACTCCTGAATTCAAGGAGCTTGTCTACTATTATAAAGATCTGGCGGACCACAACGCCTGGTCGAAGAGCGCACTGAACAGTAAACTGGACCATCAGCAGGAGTTCAAGGCAGGCAAGGCAGCCTCTATCACCCACAATCTGGGTACGCTTGGCGCCCTAATTACCGATATGCGTGAGAAGAACTCACCGTATGAGCTGGCTCTTGCTGATATTAACCAGGGTAAGAAAAAATCGGTTGCCGTCTCTACACAGAACGGTGTAGCGATTCATTCCACCTCCAAGCACCCGGAACGTGCGCTGATGGCCATCGATCTGCTGCAGAATGATAAAGAGCTGCATGATCTGATGATGAACGGCATTACGGCAGTGCATTATAATCCGGTCGGAGACGACAAATTCACTAACGCCGAGAAGAATGCCAACTACACCGGCTTCTCCAACTGGGGCTTCAACTCGCCGCTGAACCGGGATAATGCCTCCTTCCCGGCGGAAGCGACCACTCTGACCGACAAATGGGAGGGCGAGGTGTATCATTACCCGCTGGAGACCTTCGTCTTCGATAACAGCAAGGTGAAGACCGAAGTAGCCAACGTCGGAAATGTCATGCTGCAATACGGCATTCCGCTGGAATACGGAACCGTGAAGGATGTAGATGCCGGGCTGGCCAAGCTCCAGCAGCAGGTTAAGGCTGCCGGTATCGATAAGATCATCGCAGAGGTGCAGCGGCAGATTGATGAATTCCTGGCGAAGTCAGGCCAATAG
- a CDS encoding AraC family transcriptional regulator — protein sequence MNLNDHMKWWSHASVKIMDTRSGRLEAGFEIAHYRLPSSAFLYAVQGQAVVELDELRVTLGRNQLAHGGRGAVLAVRAEEAFEYFLVLYKAVLMLPPSSRVMQLDRENPTRLQYTFGPSYPVALLTRLEQMHSGWLTADPLQHIYVRSLFLQFVHELLWQMKEQGIQPVRPDLLAQVLRYMQEHYSEQLTLDVLAERFDCSVSFLSKLFKSRLQAGPIRMLTRIRMDKAAQDLLHTELSLQEIAERTGYPDAHTLSRNFKKHYGSSPSQFKVKFRTEGGIRELPAAYPRTALVGHSPGCYSNPRDENHYHSYLKGGLPVFKRTRAASVATAALFLCITLLLSACSGAQAPANGNAAASPAAQPAKAAVSETAADQSAATTKIYRDSKGEVTIPANPQRIIDLTGSAIGNLLVLGVKPVAAADDSLKNPFHEGRLDHIVNIGKEPNAEAILKLDPDLILMFDYMEDAQYEQLTKIAPVVRLKYGGGTPQDLLLEFGKITGKEAEAQQWIDSWNAKIAEVKPKITEVVGDKTVSILQPYAKGIYAWGDKGGRGGEILYRDLGLKAPEIIRTTLIDGEGFGGDLSLELLPEYAGDYIFTSNWGWDDGDANVVYDSEVWKSLPAVKNHQVYFIDEKGSFYNDPISLEAQLDFITKSLLGTAQ from the coding sequence ATGAATCTGAACGATCATATGAAGTGGTGGAGTCATGCATCGGTCAAAATCATGGATACCCGCAGCGGGAGGCTGGAGGCCGGCTTTGAGATCGCGCATTACAGGCTGCCGTCCAGTGCCTTTCTGTATGCTGTTCAGGGACAGGCGGTGGTAGAGCTGGACGAGCTGAGGGTCACCCTGGGACGCAATCAGCTGGCGCATGGGGGGCGGGGAGCTGTACTTGCCGTGCGGGCGGAGGAGGCTTTTGAATACTTCCTTGTGCTCTATAAAGCCGTGCTGATGCTGCCTCCGTCCAGCCGTGTAATGCAGTTGGACCGGGAGAACCCCACCCGGCTTCAATACACCTTCGGCCCGTCCTACCCGGTGGCGCTGCTGACCCGGCTTGAACAGATGCATTCCGGGTGGCTCACTGCCGATCCGCTGCAGCATATCTATGTAAGGTCGCTGTTCCTGCAATTCGTTCATGAGCTGTTATGGCAGATGAAGGAGCAGGGAATTCAACCGGTTCGGCCGGATCTGCTGGCCCAGGTGCTAAGGTATATGCAGGAGCATTACAGTGAACAGCTTACGCTGGATGTTCTGGCAGAGCGCTTTGATTGCAGTGTAAGCTTCTTAAGCAAGCTGTTCAAAAGCCGGCTGCAGGCCGGTCCCATCCGTATGCTGACCCGCATCCGCATGGACAAGGCGGCACAAGACTTGCTGCACACGGAGCTTAGCCTGCAGGAGATTGCGGAGCGGACAGGTTACCCGGATGCCCACACCTTGAGCCGGAATTTCAAAAAGCATTATGGCTCGTCCCCGTCACAGTTCAAAGTGAAATTCAGGACAGAGGGCGGTATACGAGAATTGCCTGCTGCTTATCCGAGAACTGCCCTTGTAGGCCATTCACCCGGATGCTATAGTAACCCAAGAGATGAGAATCATTATCATTCGTATCTTAAAGGGGGATTACCTGTGTTTAAAAGAACCAGGGCAGCATCTGTGGCCACCGCGGCCTTATTCTTGTGTATCACTTTGTTGTTGAGCGCTTGTTCGGGGGCCCAGGCTCCGGCGAACGGGAATGCAGCGGCAAGCCCTGCGGCACAGCCGGCGAAAGCAGCGGTCTCTGAGACTGCGGCAGACCAGTCAGCGGCAACGACCAAAATCTACAGGGACAGCAAAGGAGAGGTCACCATTCCGGCCAATCCGCAGCGGATCATCGATCTGACCGGCAGTGCCATCGGCAATTTACTGGTGCTCGGTGTGAAGCCGGTTGCCGCCGCTGATGATTCACTGAAGAATCCGTTCCATGAAGGCCGGCTCGACCATATCGTGAATATAGGCAAGGAACCGAACGCGGAAGCGATCCTGAAGCTGGACCCAGATCTGATTCTTATGTTCGACTATATGGAAGACGCTCAGTACGAGCAGCTCACGAAGATCGCCCCGGTAGTCAGACTGAAGTACGGCGGGGGAACACCACAGGATCTGCTGCTGGAATTCGGCAAAATCACCGGCAAAGAGGCTGAGGCGCAGCAATGGATAGATTCGTGGAATGCGAAGATCGCCGAAGTGAAGCCGAAAATCACTGAAGTGGTTGGCGATAAGACTGTGTCGATCCTACAGCCGTATGCGAAGGGCATCTATGCCTGGGGCGACAAGGGCGGAAGAGGCGGCGAGATTCTGTATAGAGACCTTGGCCTGAAAGCACCGGAGATTATCCGCACCACCCTGATTGACGGGGAGGGCTTCGGCGGGGACCTGTCGCTGGAGCTGCTGCCGGAGTATGCCGGAGATTATATTTTCACCAGTAATTGGGGCTGGGATGACGGGGATGCGAATGTCGTTTATGACAGCGAGGTGTGGAAGTCTCTGCCCGCGGTGAAGAACCATCAGGTCTATTTCATTGATGAGAAGGGCTCCTTCTATAACGATCCGATTTCGCTGGAGGCACAGCTGGATTTCATCACGAAAAGCCTGCTAGGTACAGCGCAATAA
- a CDS encoding diaminopimelate dehydrogenase, translated as MTSRIRVGIVGYGNLGKGVQQAIAQNPDMELVAIFTRREPQQLAEITGTVTEHISAAEQYIGKIDVMILCGGSATDLPEQTPQLARWFNTVDSFDTHAKIPEFFASVDKSAQEGGSVSVISTGWDPGMFSMNRLLMQSILPVGEDYTFWGKGVSQGHSDAIRRVPGVKAGVQYTIPVQEVIDSIRAGETPQLSTREKHRRECYVVAEEGADREAITRSIVEMPNYFADYDTTVNFVSAEELAEKHSGMPHGGFVIRSGVTGSGSKQIAEFGLKLDSNPEFTASVLAAYARAAVRLKREGHTGAKTVFDIPLGHLSPRSAEDLRRELL; from the coding sequence ATGACTTCACGAATTAGAGTAGGTATTGTCGGTTACGGAAATTTGGGTAAAGGGGTACAGCAGGCGATTGCGCAGAATCCTGACATGGAGCTGGTCGCTATCTTCACCCGCAGAGAGCCGCAGCAGCTCGCTGAGATTACAGGCACAGTAACAGAGCATATCTCCGCAGCTGAACAGTATATAGGCAAAATTGATGTAATGATTCTGTGCGGCGGCTCTGCAACGGACCTGCCTGAGCAAACCCCGCAGCTGGCCCGGTGGTTCAATACCGTGGACAGCTTCGACACCCATGCCAAAATCCCGGAATTCTTCGCATCCGTGGACAAGTCCGCACAAGAAGGCGGCTCAGTCAGCGTCATCTCCACGGGCTGGGACCCGGGAATGTTCTCGATGAACCGTCTGCTCATGCAGTCCATCCTGCCAGTGGGCGAGGACTACACCTTCTGGGGCAAGGGAGTCAGCCAGGGACATTCCGATGCGATCCGCCGTGTTCCCGGCGTGAAGGCGGGCGTGCAATATACGATCCCTGTCCAGGAGGTCATTGACAGCATCCGTGCAGGCGAGACGCCGCAGCTGTCCACCCGCGAGAAGCACCGCCGCGAATGCTATGTAGTGGCGGAAGAAGGCGCTGACCGCGAGGCGATCACCCGCAGCATTGTGGAGATGCCGAATTACTTCGCCGATTATGATACGACCGTTAACTTCGTATCGGCCGAAGAGCTGGCTGAGAAGCATTCCGGGATGCCGCATGGCGGCTTCGTCATCCGCAGCGGAGTTACCGGCAGCGGCAGCAAGCAGATTGCTGAATTCGGGCTGAAGCTGGACAGCAATCCGGAGTTCACCGCCAGTGTGCTGGCCGCTTACGCCCGTGCAGCCGTCCGCCTGAAGCGTGAAGGTCACACCGGGGCGAAGACAGTGTTCGATATTCCGCTCGGCCACCTGTCGCCGAGATCAGCAGAGGACCTGCGGCGCGAACTGCTGTAG
- the gdhA gene encoding NADP-specific glutamate dehydrogenase — MSIVPTATSEVSNEAVQYVQQIYAEVQKRDPQEPEFHQAVQEFLESITPVLTRHPKYMEQGILERLVEPERSISFRIPWVDDSGRTRVNRGYRIQYNSAIGPYKGGLRFHPSVYLGIVKFLGFEQIFKNALTGLPMGGGKGGSDFDPKDKSDQEIMRFTQSFMTELYRHIGPDTDVPAGDIGVGAREIGYMFGQYKRIHGGHTAGVLTGKGLLYGGSLARKEATGYGCVYFVQEMLAERGASFQDRKVVVSGSGNVSIYAIEKAQQLGALVIACSDSNGYIHDPQGINLDTVKRLKETERLRISEYVKEHPHAEYVAGCSGIWNIPCDIALPCATQNELDKAAAGQLILNGVLAIGEGANMPTTIDAVELFLENQVLFAPAKAANAGGVAVSGLEMSQNSMRLSWTFEEVDEKLQGIMKNIYRRTVQAAEEYGVAGNLVAGANIAGFLRVADTMIAQGVV; from the coding sequence GTGTCCATCGTTCCTACAGCAACGTCAGAGGTTTCCAATGAGGCTGTGCAATATGTGCAGCAGATTTATGCGGAGGTCCAGAAACGCGACCCGCAGGAGCCTGAATTCCATCAGGCCGTCCAGGAGTTCCTTGAGAGTATCACCCCCGTTCTGACCCGTCATCCGAAATACATGGAGCAAGGAATTCTGGAGCGTCTGGTTGAGCCTGAGCGCAGCATTTCCTTCCGTATCCCCTGGGTGGACGATTCAGGCCGCACGCGGGTTAACCGCGGGTACCGCATCCAGTATAACAGTGCAATCGGACCCTACAAGGGCGGCTTGCGCTTCCATCCCTCCGTCTACCTCGGCATCGTAAAGTTTCTTGGCTTCGAGCAGATTTTCAAGAATGCGCTGACCGGACTGCCGATGGGCGGAGGCAAGGGAGGCAGCGATTTCGATCCCAAGGACAAGTCGGATCAGGAGATCATGCGCTTCACGCAGAGCTTCATGACCGAGCTGTACCGCCATATCGGACCGGATACAGATGTTCCGGCCGGCGACATCGGCGTCGGTGCGCGGGAGATCGGCTACATGTTCGGCCAGTACAAACGGATTCACGGCGGGCATACCGCCGGGGTTCTTACCGGCAAAGGGCTTCTGTACGGCGGCAGTCTGGCGCGCAAGGAAGCTACCGGCTATGGCTGTGTGTACTTCGTGCAGGAGATGCTGGCAGAACGCGGAGCCAGCTTCCAGGACCGCAAGGTGGTTGTCTCCGGCTCCGGGAATGTCTCCATTTATGCGATTGAGAAGGCGCAGCAGCTTGGCGCACTCGTCATCGCTTGTAGTGATTCAAACGGCTATATTCACGACCCGCAGGGCATCAACCTTGATACAGTCAAAAGACTGAAGGAAACCGAACGCCTTCGCATCAGCGAATACGTCAAAGAACATCCGCACGCTGAATATGTAGCAGGCTGTAGCGGAATCTGGAACATCCCGTGTGATATCGCCCTGCCTTGTGCCACTCAGAACGAGCTGGATAAGGCCGCTGCCGGGCAGCTGATTCTGAACGGAGTCCTGGCCATTGGCGAAGGGGCCAATATGCCGACCACCATCGACGCGGTGGAGCTGTTCCTTGAGAATCAGGTGCTCTTTGCACCGGCCAAGGCCGCCAATGCAGGCGGCGTAGCAGTGTCGGGACTGGAAATGAGCCAGAACAGCATGCGGCTGTCGTGGACCTTTGAAGAGGTCGATGAGAAGCTGCAAGGCATTATGAAGAACATCTACCGCAGAACCGTACAGGCGGCAGAGGAATACGGCGTCGCCGGCAACCTGGTCGCCGGAGCCAACATTGCCGGCTTCCTGAGAGTCGCAGATACGATGATCGCCCAGGGTGTAGTATAA
- a CDS encoding DUF2625 family protein gives MHLLSVAELVDTENHAWEEIRELLSQGPRTYRLEPAEPEAAAQTLVRLQVSTRSYLGAIAYESGGIVFEHGWITLLGAGAAGICGSLASWNGLADSEELAALPGLLVVAYDAAGGFFGLDTGRFGQSGQIYYYAPDAQVWETTELTYSGFIGWLAEGDLDLFYETFRWEGWEEEVQQLAPDQVFGYYPPLWTEQGSGSGSSKAPVSILEAWQAARSAGAE, from the coding sequence ATGCACTTGTTATCTGTAGCAGAATTGGTAGATACGGAGAACCACGCGTGGGAGGAGATCAGGGAACTGCTTAGCCAGGGCCCGCGCACCTACCGGCTGGAGCCTGCTGAGCCGGAGGCCGCCGCACAGACGCTCGTCCGTCTGCAGGTGAGCACAAGATCCTATCTGGGCGCCATTGCCTATGAGAGCGGAGGTATCGTATTCGAGCACGGCTGGATTACCTTGCTCGGCGCCGGGGCGGCAGGAATCTGCGGCAGCCTGGCCTCCTGGAACGGCCTCGCGGATTCTGAGGAGCTCGCTGCCCTGCCGGGGCTGCTGGTCGTAGCTTATGATGCGGCCGGCGGGTTCTTCGGTCTGGATACAGGCCGCTTCGGACAGAGCGGGCAGATCTATTATTATGCCCCGGATGCTCAAGTATGGGAGACGACCGAATTGACCTATTCCGGATTCATCGGCTGGCTGGCGGAAGGGGATCTGGATCTGTTCTATGAGACATTCCGCTGGGAGGGCTGGGAAGAGGAGGTGCAGCAGCTTGCGCCGGATCAGGTCTTCGGGTATTATCCGCCGCTCTGGACGGAGCAGGGCAGCGGTTCGGGCAGCAGCAAAGCACCGGTCTCTATTCTGGAAGCGTGGCAGGCCGCGAGAAGCGCAGGTGCCGAATGA